A portion of the Gossypium arboreum isolate Shixiya-1 chromosome 8, ASM2569848v2, whole genome shotgun sequence genome contains these proteins:
- the LOC108486621 gene encoding F-box/kelch-repeat protein At5g60570-like, with translation MVFRDSLKKSKTKVDGSEYDSPVVAGLQPPASYKHNLRVSQDDWDLLAYILLANKTNTKHVGQGLLDPEVRTLTFGYIGLNGKKPIIVARSGENHDGQASDNSLLPGLNDDMALNILARSSRSDYPNLSCLNKKFRSLIGSGYLYKLRRQLGIREDWVYLACNMMPWKAFDPMRQKWMRLPRIPCDDCFTCADKESLAVGTELLVFGRELSGFAIWMYSLITHDWSRCPVMNLPRCLFGSSSLGEIAIVAGGSDKNGNVLKSAELYNSELGTWQTLPDMNFPRKLCSGFFMDGKFYVIGGMSSHTDCLSCGEEYNMQTRSWRRIENMYPGCNAEGTFHPAMRSPPLVAVVNNQLYSADQATNEVKKYDKVNNSWSVVKTLPVRADWNNGWGLAFKACGNSLLVIGAGGRGSGDNGVIVLHSWNPEDGSSNGADWSVLAVKERAGAFVYNCAVMGC, from the coding sequence ATGGTGTTCAGAGATTCACTTAAGAAGTCAAAGACAAAAGTCGATGGGTCAGAATATGACTCACCAGTGGTGGCTGGTTTGCAACCTCCAGCATCATACAAACACAATTTGAGAGTTTCGCAAGATGATTGGGATCTATTGGCATACATTCTCTTGGCTAATAAAACTAATACGAAACATGTTGGGCAAGGTTTGCTGGACCCAGAAGTGCGTACTTTAACTTTTGGCTATATAGGACTGAACGGAAAGAAACCTATAATTGTAGCAAGATCTGGAGAAAATCATGATGGACAAGCATCGGATAACAGTCTACTACCTGGTCTTAATGATGACATGGCACTGAACATTCTGGCTCGGAGCAGCAGATCTGACTACCCAAATCTTTCCTGTTTAAACAAGAAATTTAGGTCACTGATCGGCAGCGGTTATTTATATAAACTGAGACGTCAGCTTGGCATAAGAGAAGACTGGGTTTATCTAGCCTGTAATATGATGCCTTGGAAAGCTTTTGATCCTATGAGACAGAAATGGATGAGGCTACCGAGGATTCCCTGTGATGATTGTTTTACTTGTGCTGATAAAGAGTCTCTGGCAGTGGGGACTGAATTACTCGTATTTGGTCGTGAGTTGTCCGGATTTGCTATTTGGATGTATAGTTTGATTACTCACGATTGGTCAAGATGCCCTGTAATGAATTTGCCTCGATGTTTGTTTGGATCTAGCAGCCTTGGGGAGATTGCTATTGTAGCTGGGGGCAGCGATAAGAATGGGAACGTTCTAAAATCCGCTGAGCTTTACAATTCTGAGTTGGGTACTTGGCAAACCTTGCCGGATATGAACTTCCCACGTAAACTGTGTTCTGGTTTCTTTATGGATGGGAAATTTTATGTCATCGGGGGCATGTCGAGTCATACAGACTGTTTGTCTTGTGGTGAAGAGTACAATATGCAGACAAGATCATGGAGGAGGATTGAAAATATGTACCCTGGTTGCAATGCAGAGGGTACATTTCATCCCGCAATGCGTTCGCCTCCTTTAGTTGCAGTCGTAAATAATCAACTCTACTCTGCTGATCAAGCAACAAACGAAGTGAAAAAATATGACAAGGTTAATAACTCATGGAGCGTTGTGAAGACACTACCTGTTAGGGCCGACTGGAACAACGGTTGGGGACTGGCATTTAAAGCCTGTGGTAACAGTTTACTCGTAATAGGAGCTGGAGGACGTGGAAGTGGTGATAACGGAGTAATTGTTCTGCATTCATGGAATCCGGAGGATGGAAGCAGTAATGGAGCGGACTGGAGTGTGCTTGCGGTCAAGGAAAGAGCGGGTGCTTTTGTTTACAATTGTGCAGTGATGGGTTGTTAA
- the LOC108484102 gene encoding protein CDI-like, whose amino-acid sequence MTLANGEAHQVTNNGDLSKPFKIFVGYDPREDLAYKVCRHSILKRSSVPVEITPIVQSDLREKGLYWRERNKLESTEFSFSRFLTPYLANCDGWALFIDCDFLYLADIKELMELIDDKYAIMCVHHDYTPKETTKMDGAVQTLYPRKNWSSMVLYNCGHPKNKGLTPEVVNNQTGAFLHRFQWLEDDEIGSIPSIWNFLEGHNKVVENDSTTFPKAIHYTRGGPWFEAWKNCEFADLWLNEMHDYIEEKKLNAS is encoded by the coding sequence ATGACTTTGGCTAATGGCGAAGCTCATCAAGTGACTAACAATGGCGATTTAAGCAAACCCTTCAAAATCTTTGTCGGTTACGATCCGCGTGAAGATCTAGCCTATAAGGTCTGCCGCCATTCTATCTTGAAACGTTCATCGGTTCCTGTCGAGATCACTCCCATTGTTCAATCAGATCTCCGGGAAAAAGGCCTTTACTGGCGCGAGCGGAACAAGCTCGAGAGTACCGAGTTCTCGTTTTCCCGGTTCCTGACTCCCTACTTGGCGAATTGTGATGGTTGGGCGCTGTTCATCGACTGTGATTTCCTTTACTTAGCTGATATAAAGGAATTAATggagttgattgatgataaatatGCGATCATGTGCGTTCATCATGATTATACCCCGAAAGAGACCACGAAAATGGATGGTGCAGTGCAGACTTTGTATCCTCGAAAGAATTGGTCCTCGATGGTGTTGTACAATTGCGGTCATCCGAAGAACAAGGGTCTGACTCCAGAAGTTGTAAACAATCAAACGGGCGCTTTTCTTCATAGGTTCCAGTGGCTCGAAGATGATGAAATCGGATCGATCCCGTCTATTTGGAATTTCCTTGAAGGGCATAACAAGGTTGTCGAGAATGACTCAACAACGTTTCCTAAAGCCATACATTATACTCGTGGAGGGCCATGGTTCGAGGCATGGAAGAATTGCGAGTTTGCCGATCTTTGGCTGAATGAGATGCATGACTACATTGAAGAAAAGAAGTTGAATGCAAGTTAA
- the LOC108484520 gene encoding uncharacterized protein LOC108484520: MNTRGGQVSRGQKSRSFQGEGLNWILIAGGALLSTLSIRLGYKLKQALDTKQQHDSSTRSKGIGSSDRRRSSGCRLHSNMYSFTQEDDWCFNCISGAESIGGKHPPNGHMPPSSEVALPLVTVPTSDFNKDNGIMWASSPDHLELPPKPFHHSNCSDSPRVSESGSDIYSKREVIQKLRQQLKRRDDMILEMQDQITELQNSLNAQISHSSHLQSQLDVANRDLFDSEREIQRLRKVIADHCVVRVNTNDKTSTVTALAPDIKNGHANGYLGIETNLDSPEKGRGDEERIGMLRSEVEELKEVIEGKQYLLQSYKEQKMELSMKIKELQQRLDYQLPSIL, translated from the exons ATGAATACAAGAGGTGGCCAGGTATCTAGGGGTCAAAAGTCAAGAAGTTTTCAGGGTGAGGGGCTAAATTGGATTCTTATTGCTGGTGGTGCCTTGCTGAGTACCTTATCAATCCGCCTTGGTTACAAGCTGAAGCAGGCACTTGATACCAAGCAACAGCATGATTCTTCTACTAGATCGAAAG GAATTGGATCTTCTGACAGGAGGAGATCATCAGGTTGCCGTTTACACtcaaacatgtattcatttaCTCAAGAAGATGATTGGTGTTTCAACTGCATTTCAG GAGCTGAAAGCATAGGAGGTAAGCACCCGCCTAATGGCCACATGCCGCCTTCATCTGAAGTTGCTCTCCCTCTGGTGACAGTTCCCACATCTGATTTCAACAAGGATAATGGCATTATGTGGGCATCATCTCCTGATCACCTTGAGTTGCCTCCAAAGCCATTCCATCATTCCAACTGCTCTGATTCACCACGTGTCTCAGAATCAGGCTCTGATATATATAGCAAGCGGGAAGTGATACAAAAGCTAAGGCAACAGTTGAAGAGAAGGGACGATATGATTCTGGAGATGCAGGATCAGATTACAGAGCTTCAGAATTCACTGAATGCTCAAATTTCACACTCGAGTCATTTACAATCACAGCTGGACGTTGCAAATCGAGACTTGTTCGATTCCGAGAGAGAAATCCAAAGGCTGAGGAAGGTGATTGCCGATCATTGCGTAGTACGCGTCAACACAAACGACAAGACTTCAACAGTTACAGCTTTGGCACCTGACATAAAAAACGGCCATGCAAACGGGTATCTTGGTATCGAGACTAACTTGGACTCCCCCGAGAAGGGAAGGGGAGATGAGGAGAGAATCGGAATGCTGAGAAGTGAAGTTGAAGAGTTAAAAGAGGTGATAGAAGGAAAACAATACTTGTTGCAGAGCTACAAGGAGCAAAAAATGGAGCTTTCCATGAAAATCAAAGAATTGCAGCAAAGATTGGATTACCAGCTCCCCAGTATATTGTAG